The Zalophus californianus isolate mZalCal1 chromosome 7, mZalCal1.pri.v2, whole genome shotgun sequence genome includes a region encoding these proteins:
- the COL10A1 gene encoding collagen alpha-1(X) chain isoform X2, with product MLPQTALLLLMSWNLVHGGFYAEQYQTPTGIKGPPPNPKTHFFIPYAIKSKGLSVRGEQGIPGPPGPAGPRGHPGPSGPAGKPGHGSPGPQGEPGLPGPPGPSATGNPGPPGLPGKPGEKGPSGPKGAVGPAGLPGPRGPAGPPGIPGPAGITVVGKPGQQGPTGAPGPRGFPGEKGAPGVPGVHGPKGEAGYGAPGHPGERGLPGPQGPMGPPGPPGVGKRGENGFPGQPGIKGDRGFPGERGPAGLPGPQGPPGERGPEGLGKPGATGAPGQPGTPGTKGHPGAPGRAGPPGAPGFGEVGLPGLRGQRGPAGLPGSPGAKGEQGPAGHPGEPGLTGSPGTMGPQGPKGVAGSPGVPGPKGETGPVGPAGHPGAKGERGSPGSEGKPGYPGEPGSSGPKGDPGSPGPKGDAGARGPPGLPGPVGPAGAKGMPAHSGETGPRGAPGAPGTRGPTGPPGAPGSPGARGDPGTPGPPGPAGAAMKGPNGPMGPPGPPGPRGHTGEPGPPGPPGPPGQAALSEGFIKAGQRPFVSANQGVTGMPMSAFTVILSKAYPAVGIPIPFDKILYNRQQHYDPRTGIFTCRIPGTYYFSYHVHVKGTHVWVGLYKNGTPVMYTYDEYTKGYLDQASGSAVLDLMENDQVWLQLPNAGSNGLYSSEYVHSSFSGFLVAPV from the coding sequence GTCTGTCAGTAAGAGGAGAGCAAGGTATTCCTGGTCCACCAGGCCCCGCTGGACCTCGAGGGCACCCAGGTCCATCTGGACCTGCAGGAAAACCAGGCCATGGAAGTCCCGGACCCCAAGGAGAGCCAGGGTTGCCTGGACCACCGGGACCATCGGCCACTGGGAACCCGGGTCCACCAGGACTCCCAGGAAAACCAGGGGAGAAAGGCCCATCTGGACCAAAAGGAGCTGTTGGGCCAGCTGGTTTACCAGGACCCCGGGGCCCAGCAGGGCCACCCGGAATCCCCGGCCCAGCCGGAATTACTGTTGTGGGAAAGCCCGGACAACAAGGGCCTACAGGAGCTCCAGGACCCAGGGGCTTTCCTGGAGAGAAGGGTGCACCGGGAGTACCTGGTGTGCATGGACCGAAAGGCGAAGCAGGGTATGGTGCTCCTGGACACCCAGGTGAGAGGGGGCTTCCTGGCCCTCAGGGTCCCATGGGACCACCTGGCCCGCCTGGAGTGGGAAAAAGAGGTGAAAATGGGTTTCCGGGACAGCCAGGCATCAAAGGCGATCGGGGCTTTCCAGGAGAGAGGGGACCAGCTGGCCTGCCAGGCCCCCAAGGTCCTCCTGGGGAACGAGGACCAGAAGGCCTTGGAAAGCCGGGGGCCACAGGAGCCCCAGGCCAGCCAGGGACTCCTGGGACCAAAGGTCACCCCGGGGCTCCAGGAAGAGCTGGGCCCCCGGGGGCTCCTGGCTTTGGGGAAGTGGGGCTGCCTGGCCTGAGAGGGCAAAGAGGGCCTGCTGGCCTTCCAGGAAGTCCAGGTGCTAAAGGGGAGCAAGGCCCAGCAGGTCATCCCGGGGAACCAGGTCTGACCGGATCCCCCGGAACTATGGGGCCCCAAGGACCAAAGGGCGTGGCAGGCAGCCCAGGGGTTCCAGGCCCCAAAGGCGAGACAGGGCCAGTGGGGCCTGCAGGACACCCTGGGGCCAAGGGAGAAAGGGGTTCGCCTGGGTCAGAGGGAAAACCAGGGTACCCAGGAGAACCAGGCAGCAGTGGTCCTAAGGGAGACCCAGGGTCACCAGGCCCCAAAGGGGACGCCGGAGCTCGAGGACCTCCTGGTCTCCCAGGCCCCGTGGGCCCAGCGGGAGCAAAGGGAATGCCTGCACACAGTGGTGAGACCGGTCCCAGAGGTGCCCCCGGAGCGCCAGGAACCAGAGGCCCCACTGGGCCACCGGGTGCTCCGGGATCCCCGGGAGCTAGGGGGGACCCAGGAACCCCAGGTCCTCCTGGCCCAGCGGGCGCAGCAATGAAGGGGCCCAACGGTCCCATGGGGCCACCAGGGCCTCCGGGTCCGAGAGGCCACACTGGAGAGCCcggcccccccggcccccctgGCCCCCCAGGCCAAGCAGCCCTGTCTGAGGGCTTTATAAAAGCAGGCCAGAGGCCTTTTGTTAGTGCCAACCAGGGAGTCACAGGAATGCCTATGTCTGCTTTCACTGTTATTCTCTCCAAAGCGTACCCAGCTGTAGGCATTCCCATCCCATTTGATAAGATTTTGTATAACAGGCAACAGCACTATGACCCAAGAACTGGAATCTTTACCTGCAGGATACCAGGGACGTACTATTTCTCCTACCACGTGCATGTGAAAGGGACCCATGTTTGGGTGGGCCTGTATAAGAATGGCACCCCTGTAATGTACACCTATGACGAATACACCAAAGGCTACCTGGATCAGGCCTCGGGGAGTGCCGTACTCGATCTCATGGAGAACGACCAGGTGTGGCTCCAGCTGCCCAATGCTGGATCGAACGGGCTGTACTCCTCTGAGTACGTCCACTCCTCTTTCTCAGGGTTCTTGGTGGCACCAGTGTGA